Proteins from a genomic interval of Clostridium sp. 'deep sea':
- a CDS encoding ABC transporter permease gives MNIKKMFRMLFKRKTALIGFIILVIVISTALLAPLIAPYDPNASSLKKRLLPPSWEKGGSKEHFLGTDPQGRDILSRIIFGTRVSLLVGIVTVLIAGTIGTFLGLLAGYYRGTVDNIIMRLAEIQLAFPFILLALAIMAVLGAGLKNVIIVLSITGWVIYSRLVRGEVLLLRELEYVKAAKALGQKDLKIMVKHILPNILPTIIVVGTLRVANMIIAESSLTFLGLGVESGIPTWGSMLADGRDYITNAWWVATFPGIAIMVTVLGINLLGDWLRDVLDPRMKSY, from the coding sequence CTAATTGGATTTATTATTTTAGTAATAGTAATTTCAACGGCCCTTTTGGCTCCCTTAATTGCTCCTTATGACCCGAATGCAAGTAGTCTTAAAAAAAGATTATTGCCTCCTTCGTGGGAAAAGGGTGGCAGCAAAGAGCATTTTTTAGGCACCGATCCTCAGGGTAGAGATATACTCAGCAGAATAATTTTTGGAACAAGAGTATCATTATTAGTTGGTATTGTAACAGTTTTAATAGCAGGTACAATAGGTACCTTTTTGGGACTTTTGGCAGGCTATTACCGAGGCACTGTAGATAATATAATTATGCGTTTAGCAGAAATACAACTAGCCTTTCCCTTTATTTTATTGGCACTAGCCATAATGGCAGTTTTAGGTGCTGGTCTAAAAAACGTAATAATAGTTTTAAGCATTACAGGCTGGGTAATATACAGTAGACTAGTGCGAGGTGAGGTTTTACTTTTAAGAGAATTAGAGTATGTAAAAGCAGCAAAGGCTCTCGGGCAAAAAGACCTCAAAATAATGGTGAAGCATATACTACCTAACATTCTGCCCACGATTATAGTTGTAGGTACTCTAAGAGTAGCTAACATGATTATTGCAGAATCATCCTTAACTTTCTTGGGGTTAGGGGTAGAATCTGGCATACCTACCTGGGGTAGTATGTTAGCCGATGGTAGAGACTACATTACAAATGCTTGGTGGGTAGCTACTTTTCCTGGGATTGCTATCATGGTAACGGTATTAGGAATAAACCTGTTAGGGGATTGGTTACGAGATGTGCTTGATCCAAGAATGAAGAGTTATTAA